A window of the Pongo abelii isolate AG06213 chromosome 10, NHGRI_mPonAbe1-v2.0_pri, whole genome shotgun sequence genome harbors these coding sequences:
- the LOC129049293 gene encoding octapeptide-repeat protein T2-like — METHRFWIPEQPGASCCCPAKEEGQAGFPTRVCGRGAPCLPGARGALHRGGALQEQQRGRRQQRERAAAAEREGGGSRERGRRQQRERAAAAERERAAAAERERAAAAERERAAAAERERAAAAERERAAAAERERAAAAERERAAAAERERAAAAEREGGGSRERGRRQQPGTDWRPRQPERAQQRGSGTDGGGNRGSERLSDLLKITQLVRGRIKTNLGAGCGGSCL, encoded by the exons ATGGAAACCCACAGGTTTTGGATTCCTGAGCAGCCCGGGGCCAGCTGCTGCTGCCCTGCCAAAGAGGAAGGCCAG GCTGGTTTTCCTACTCGGGTTTGTGGAAGGGGCGCCCCCTGTCTTCCAGGTGCCCGCGGCGCTCTCCACAGAGGAGGAGCGCTCCAGGAGCAGCAGAGAGGGCGGcggcagcagagagagagggcggcggcagcagagagagagggcggcggcagcagagagagagggcggcggcagcagagagagagggcggcggcagcagagagagagagggcggcggcagcagagagagagagggcggcggcagcagagagagagagggcggcggcagcagagagagagagggcggcggcagcagagagagagagggcggcggcagcagagagagagagggcggcggcagcagagagagagagggcggcggcagcagagagagagagggcggcggcagcagagagagagggcggcggcagcagagagagagggcGGCGGCAGCAGCCCGGCACTGACTGGAGACCCAG GCAACCAGAGCGCGCGCAGCAAAGAGGAAGCGGGACTGACGGAGGAGGAAACCGAGGTTCGGAGAGACTGAGTGACTTGctgaagatcacacagctagtaagaggcagAATCAAGACGAActtgggggctgggtgcggtggctcgtgcctgtag